Genomic DNA from Zonotrichia albicollis isolate bZonAlb1 chromosome 25, bZonAlb1.hap1, whole genome shotgun sequence:
gcagctcctcccgaggggcagctctgatctctgctctctgtgaccAGGGACAGGATCCAAGggatggctggagctgtggccAAGGACAGactggatattagaaaaaggaTCTTCACCCGGGGGTCACAGCTCTTCACCACCTCCTGGGCAGGGTGACCCAGGTTATTGGGGTGACACACACTGTGAGGGGTTGCCCATGcctggctgggagggacagagctgACGCCCCAGCAGAGAGCCTTGTATAACTCTGGGGCCTTGTGCAGGGCTCCTCCATCCACCAAAGCCCCTCTGAGGATGGGACACAACGCACAAGGACAAGCACAACAGGCTGTGACACCAGGGTCCTGCACTCCCAGCCCAAACAACTCTCCCCATGGCACATGTGGGTacacacagaggggacagggggccCCACATTACCCAGCTTCCCATGGACAGCCTAGAGCTCTCCACCCGAGCCAGCAGATCATGCTGCCAATGCCATGCCAGTGTCCCAAGCACCTGGCCCCATCCTGCTGTGCAGAGTAGCCACCTCCACACATCATCTGACTGGCAGGTCTTTGTCTTTGGGGTGATTCCTACAGTTCCTTTGCTATAGCACATTTCCTGTCCATCCAAACCATTTCCCACCCTGCATCCCTCTTCACCTGCTAAAGCTTTGGTCAGGCTGACAAGTGCCAGGGGGTGCCTGGAGAGTCCTCAGGTGGatcccactgtgccagggctcGTGCAAGTGCTCTTGGGCCCCAGTGCAggtgccagtgctgctctgtgggcTGGTGATGGTGCCGCTCAATGATCCAGTGGCACCATGGCTCCTAAACCCAGCACCGTCCACCACGTCCCCcacccagcctgagctgctgccgtccatccctgctctctctgctcctcctcctcatcccatGAGGATCCCGGCTGGGATCCAGCagccacaatgggatgatggtgTGATGGATGCCTCTGCTCAGGGGCTGATTGTGTGGCACCCACCTCCACTTCCTGGACAACTCCTTCACATCTGCTCCCACCAACACGCTGCCCTCTTGCTGGAAAACATCCCTGtctcctccagggcagcccgggctcctcctGAGAACCCCACAGCTAGGGTGTCTGCGTTGTGCCCATCACATACCTTGTTCCTCCAGCCACCACAGAAGGAGATCCATGTTAAgatgctctgctccagggccgtGTCGCAGGTCCTTTTGTTGTAGCTGGCAGTGCCATGCAGCTGCCAAGGGCTCCGTCTCCAAGAGAGCTCCTGGAGGCACCCCTGACCCCTCCCAAACCAGTCAGACTCTCTCAAGCTCCCCAAGGCCAACCGAGTTCCCTCAAGAGCCCCATTTGAAAGTCAGCCCTCATCTAGGCAATGCCATTGAGGTCCCCTAAAGAACTCTGGGAGCTACGAAGTGTTCCAGATCATCCCAAGGGCCAGCTGGTTTCTCTGGAGTTCTCCTGAATAAGCTGGACAaagcccagcccctctcccatcAGAGTTATTGCCAACCCTCATGGCCCTTGCCTCAGCCACAGCTTGAGGCCTGGAAACATCTTGCAGGAAGTGCCCAACAGCCTCTGCAGAGTCCtgtccagccccactgcacaacAAGGACACCTTCCCCAGTGCACAAGAGGGACCTaggcatcagcagcagcagacccAGCCCTGGATGTGTGTCCCAGCTCCACCACATCCCCTTCGCCAAAAAGTCGCGAGACCAGCTCAatattgttttgcttttatcttTATCAGCAGTGGTATCTCCACAATGCCGCATCCTCAGTTTGAGCTCATTTTCTGCCAAAAAGACACAGGGGGGGCATGGTAAGGCCCTCAGTGGGGCAAGAACAGCCTTTGTGTGCAGGTGGGGATGAAAGAGCAAGAGGGACCCACCTCGTTGATCCAGTCGATGTAGGCAGACACCCGGGTGAAGACTGTTGGCTTCTTTTTCGTGTTGCAGCCCCGGGCGGAGCCGAAGCTGACGATGCCTTCGACCTCCCAGACCCCATCATCGCGCTGGCAGTTCAGGGGGCCCCCAGAATCGCCCTGTGCGGAGAGACAGTGAGACACTCTGTGCCATTGCTCCTGGGCACCCTGCCAACACTCCCCTCATCCCTCCTGGCCATCCATCACCATGGCTCCATCCCCTCTCCTCCCAGTGCCCACGGTTCCATTGGGGCACCCACCATGTGCAGTGCCCACACTCACATTGCATCCAGAGGTGACGCCATCGCCACCGGCGCACACCATGGTGTTCTTTACAGTGCTGCCCCACCAGTCCCACTGGGTGCAGGTCTCATAGTCCACCAcgggcagcagagcctgctgcaGGACGGTGGCCAGTGGCCCGTTGGCTGCAATGAGAGAGACAGCTTGTATCTCACACCCTCTGCCTGCATCCCCTTTCTGGGACTCTCCTGGGGACACTCCACTTACTCCTCATGCTTCCCCAGCCGGTGACATAGCAGGGGTAGTCGTTGGGCAGGATCTTGTCAGCAGCCGGCAGGCAGGCGGCACGGACGGTGTCAGTCTCCTGCACCTCCTCTGCCAGCTTGACCAGGGCAATGTCGTTGCTTCAAGGAGACACAAACCATGGTCCATGGCCATGGGAACAGAGTCCctgggcaggagaaaaaggcTCCGTGGCCACATCACCCAGGACCCAGCCCTGATGCACCCAAACCCTACCGAATGTAGTAGGAGTCCCAGTTCTCATGGACGATGATCTtctccacagccacggccacagAACCAGGCTCGTCAGCCTCTGACACGTCCTGCCTGCCCAGCGCCACCCGGTAGGTCAGGGAAGAGCTGCCAGGGAGAGAGGGTTGTGTCAGTCCCCACAGATATCTTGCCTGCATGGCACAGATGCCACCCAGCACCCCCAACACCCACCTACCTGATGCAGTGGGCAGCTGTCAGCACCCACTGGGGGGCAATGAGGGTCCCCCCGCAATAGTGGCTCCAGGATCCAGAGCGGCTGTACTGCAGAGAGATCTgcgggggcagaggcacagggtCAGAGCAGGAACGTccctatccctgtccccatctttgtccccatccctgtccctgtgcccctcacCTGCCATGGCCAGCTGTGGGCTACAGCGTCTTCACCGCCCACCACGCGGGAGCTCAGCTGTGGTGGCACGGCCGGCTGACCGCATCCGTAGGCTGTGTGACACCCGGCAAAGGGACATCAGAGGCTGCCTGTGTCCGTgctcagggccagggcaggcgcCACGGTCCTGTTCCCCCTGCCCTGACCCTTCCTCATGCCCTGCACCTACCGTAGCCCAGCAGCACAACAAGACAGACGGCTCCCAGCATGGTTGTGCAGAGGAAAGAAGAAGTggtggggctgctcagccctcTTATAGTGTCTGTACTGCTGGGGACCTTGGAgtgtccctggctgctgctgacatGTGGGGACTGTCCCACACTGTGGGCACATGGGCTACTCAGCCCCATCACATGCTCTTATCACACTCATGGTCTTGCCTGGGAATGGCCACATCTGCTCCTCATGTGTGGGCACCATGCtaggacatggtggggacaccTGGCCCTCCTatgggaaggggcagggtccCTGGTGGGGCACAGGGTCTctctctgctggggcagccccccACCATGATGCTgtctgtgaggggctgggaagcTCTGttgcccccagccctgagcagtgaCTTCCCCAGGACactctctgccccagcccctcagtctCCCAGGGATAAGGTGTTCCCTTTCCTGAAGTGCTTATCATTGGGTATCTCTGAGTCCCTATCAGTGTTTGTTCACCTTGTGTACCCATCCTTGTCATGTCTGGGTGCTTgttcctggctgctgccttggctCACGTGGCATCATTGTGGGTACTGGTGTTACATTCTGTACTCAGGAAAGCCTGGGGGTGAGTGGCTGTGCCATGTATGACTGCCAAGTGCATAACGATTTGGGTGGCTTTTCGCTTCGCTTTATGTGTCACTTTAGATTGTTGTGTTTATGGTTTGAAGGTAACTGTGGAAGTTTATTTTTGGGTGTTCTTTTTGTATCTTTGGTTGGTGGTGGGTGCCCCAGGACAGTGGTGGAGGGCAATGCCCACATGTGGCTGGAGAAGAGCACCTGAACAGGTGTGGCTACTTCTGCCAGAAGGAGCCCGGGCCAGCCAAGCATCCCAAAGGGGCCCAGCAGGAGTCAGAATGTGGATGGAATGGCCTTGCCTCTGCCCAAGGTTTTCCAAGAGATCAGTGGCACATGTGTCCCCTTCCCCATGGCCCTGCCGTGTGTGAATTTGGGTTGCCCTGTTCTGTGTTGGCTACTTCTTCACAGAGCACCTGGTGTCAGAATCCGTGGGTCTCTGGGCTTTATATAAGTCCAATCCGGCTTGCTCAGGATTCAAGCCCACACAGAATTGCATAGACAGAGGATAAAGGACCCAGAAGTGCTCTATGCCACATGGAGACGAGTATCCAGCTTATTACAGGACACTTCTGGGGCCGAGACCATCCAGGAAGCAAAGAGGGCGTGGACCTTACCTGCTGGGGGTTTTGTACCCCTGGGAGAGGGGGCGGGGAAGGACTGCGGCCAATGGGATGCCATTGGGGAGGGGCGAGGGGAGGGGCCACACATGGGACAGACCACCAAGGAAAACAGGGGGGTATGGGGACAAACCATGTGATGGGGAAGGGGGAGTAAACCAGGGTAAAAACACCAACTACATAAGCTATGTAGTACCTACCATTCCTCCACCTTTTCTGTTAACGAAAATTAGAAGGAAATGCGTTGGACTATTTCTACTGCTGATTATGAATTTGTCCACCACTCATGGTTTTCAGGCCTGCCCATTTGCTTTAGTTCCACAAACTGTGAGCAGATGACTTCAGTGGTACTGGAGACCAAACTGTTGATTGCCTTTAAAAGTATGCGACGTAGAATCCCAAATGCTAACATGACTAggaaaagaacaacaaaaaccagcaaaattgTCCTAATAATAGAGGTCCACCACCCCGAGAGTCCCCAGTCCTTGAACAGTCCGCTGAACCAGTCCTCGGATTCCTGCCTGACTTTTCACTTCTCGGAGAGCTGCATGGACATTGTGTACTTTTGATGTTAGGTTCATGCAGCACAGTCCCTCAAATTCCTGGCATTCGTGtccatggagcagcaggaggaaatctATGGCTGCACGATTTTGGAGTGTGGCCTGCCTGGTAATCTCCTCATCCTCTAGGATGGCCATCGATGTCAAGTTTGCCTGTTTAACTACCCAGCACTCTAGGCGGCCAATTCTCCTagagctttggctgctgcaacCCATGGAAGGAAGAGGGACGCAGCAATTCTTTTTGACTTGGCCCAATGGAAGATTTCTGCATCACAATTTGGGTCCAAATTGTCTACGTTTCTCTTACGAATTTTGCTGACCAAATTGTTTTTTGAGTACATTTGCCAATCATGGTTTGGTTGGGTGCCAACAGGGACAACCGTCCAATGGTACATGGCCCTCCTAAAAGCCAAGAAGGGATTCCTGCCCATGCCCGGTCCccacaaattaaaaagaaaccttTTGGGAGGCTTTTGGGATGTGAATGGTCTGGATTGTCTGCTGCAACATGGCTTAAAACCTTACACCACCTTTTGGCAGTGAATTCCTCTCGATACTGTTTAATGTTGTTAAAAGGTTTGATGTTGGAACGTGGGATGGAGAAGAAGTGTATGCAGTATGGCGCAAGGGAGGAGCCCAACAGCTCTAACTCTTGAggctcctgagcagctctggatAGCTTTGGAAGCCACTCCTCTACGGTGTTT
This window encodes:
- the LOC102065082 gene encoding chymotrypsin-C-like, whose translation is MLGAVCLVVLLGYAYGCGQPAVPPQLSSRVVGGEDAVAHSWPWQISLQYSRSGSWSHYCGGTLIAPQWVLTAAHCISSSLTYRVALGRQDVSEADEPGSVAVAVEKIIVHENWDSYYIRNDIALVKLAEEVQETDTVRAACLPAADKILPNDYPCYVTGWGSMRSKWTNGPLATVLQQALLPVVDYETCTQWDWWGSTVKNTMVCAGGDGVTSGCNGDSGGPLNCQRDDGVWEVEGIVSFGSARGCNTKKKPTVFTRVSAYIDWINEKMSSN